A window of Phycobacter azelaicus contains these coding sequences:
- a CDS encoding Hint domain-containing protein: MAEEIFGPGVTVLSASYTGDSSASGIFSGGDTIAPGATPADTGVILSTGRADDYTNASGEANQSTSRSTDTSGQDGTPDFDAAAGASTFDASYLDVSFIPDAEVMTMQFIFSSEEFPEYQSSVYQDVVSVWVNGEQVQLELGSGTATPDNVSSTTNQNFYLDNATDAYNTEMDGLTVTMTLTMNVNPDEVNTLRIGIADVGDSVYDSNLLIAGDSVQTNLVAQTDMVHVRPTGSKTIDVLENDLSATGETLSITHLNGLEVVPGSMLTLDTGQEVTLNADGTLTLTGDGDLEDFAFTYTVSDGKISDTGLVNATSIPCFVAGTMIRTPHGDVPVETLQPGDLVVTRDEGPQPVRWIGSRSVAGQGNLAPIHLAAGTFGAHGDLKVSPQHRVLVRGAMAELLFGEAEVLVAARDLINDCSVRRHPCAEVCYVHLMFDRHQIVYSQDLPSESFLPGPKIKDLFERQVLEEICALFPDLDPETGEGYGAAARPTLSSREARLLAQAHAI, translated from the coding sequence TGATCCTGTCCACGGGGCGGGCAGATGATTACACCAATGCCAGCGGCGAGGCGAACCAGTCCACCAGCCGCTCGACCGACACCAGCGGCCAGGATGGCACCCCCGATTTCGATGCGGCTGCGGGCGCCAGCACCTTTGATGCCTCCTATTTGGATGTCAGCTTCATCCCGGATGCCGAGGTGATGACCATGCAGTTCATCTTTTCCTCGGAAGAGTTTCCTGAATACCAAAGCTCGGTCTACCAGGATGTCGTGTCTGTCTGGGTCAATGGCGAGCAGGTGCAGCTGGAACTGGGCAGCGGAACTGCGACACCGGACAATGTGAGTTCGACGACCAACCAGAACTTCTACCTCGACAATGCGACGGATGCGTACAACACCGAGATGGACGGGCTGACAGTCACCATGACCCTGACGATGAACGTCAACCCGGACGAGGTTAACACGCTCAGGATTGGCATCGCGGACGTTGGCGACAGTGTGTATGACAGCAACCTTTTGATTGCCGGAGACTCCGTTCAAACCAACCTTGTGGCGCAGACGGATATGGTCCACGTGCGACCAACCGGTAGCAAGACAATCGATGTTCTGGAAAACGACCTAAGTGCGACGGGAGAGACTTTGTCGATCACGCATCTCAACGGTCTTGAGGTCGTGCCCGGATCAATGCTGACGCTTGATACCGGGCAAGAAGTCACCCTGAACGCCGATGGCACGCTGACCCTTACAGGGGATGGCGATTTGGAGGATTTTGCCTTCACCTATACGGTGAGCGATGGGAAAATCTCGGATACGGGGCTGGTCAACGCCACATCGATCCCCTGTTTTGTGGCCGGAACGATGATCCGTACGCCACACGGTGATGTTCCGGTGGAGACGCTTCAGCCGGGCGATCTGGTGGTGACACGCGATGAGGGGCCGCAACCCGTGCGTTGGATCGGGTCGCGCTCTGTCGCAGGCCAGGGAAACCTGGCGCCCATTCATCTTGCAGCCGGCACATTTGGGGCGCATGGAGATCTGAAGGTTTCGCCGCAACATCGTGTGCTGGTGCGCGGCGCGATGGCTGAGCTGTTGTTTGGCGAGGCGGAGGTTCTGGTTGCCGCGCGTGATCTGATCAACGATTGCTCGGTCCGGCGGCACCCATGCGCTGAGGTCTGCTATGTACATCTGATGTTTGATCGTCATCAGATCGTCTATTCGCAAGACCTGCCAAGCGAGAGTTTCCTGCCGGGTCCGAAAATCAAGGATCTGTTCGAACGGCAGGTACTTGAGGAAATCTGCGCGCTTTTCCCGGACCTAGATCCCGAAACTGGTGAGGGCTACGGGGCTGCTGCCCGGCCCACGCTCTCGAGCAGAGAGGCTCGGCTGCTTGCGCAGGCGCATGCGATCTGA